Within Quercus lobata isolate SW786 chromosome 5, ValleyOak3.0 Primary Assembly, whole genome shotgun sequence, the genomic segment CTTTAAATCCTTGCAACATTTCACAGCAATTTTATGTGGGGAGTTTGGTTCTTTCCCTTCATGACGAATTAAAGGACAATTCATTCCATCTTTCACCtttttccaattattaaaaCCTGTTGAAATGAATGCATCTGATTCGGGACAACCTATTGGTTTCTTACTAAAAAGGTAGCAAGGTAGACAATATAACGCATCCATTGAAGGTGAGTATTCCAACCAATCCTTATGTGAAACAAACCATGAAGGTTGAAATCGACGACGATGAGTATCATCATTGTATGGATAGACTATATCTTTAGGTTGGTATGGACCTTCTATGAGATAAGCTCGTCggatttcatcttgtttgttgataggaaattcacatatttgtttacgtgtTCCTAGATCACGATCTATCTCTTCagattgaagttttggacatttggaggggtgttcatcaggcatcgaagtattaacatttgtttctacagccacaggtgtcctaatttctgaattgctaacatcttttttcttaaagaatgcatcaattgtttttcgtttgctcataattcttttagctttaagaatatgactcaaaaattaacttgaaaagaattttaaaaaataaaattttaattagaaatttttgctTAGTTATATAAATGTTATtcatattcaagaaaaaaacaaaatttccactataatttaaacaatcaacccatttttaatacaactttaattaataataacccctcaaacaaaaacaaaaataatttaattaatttgtcttttataatgtattggttaatttaattatatagctttaattattgttgtttagcgtaacaataaactatattgctttaatttatttgtcattaattatactgctttaatttgttatattgtttagcccCTTATACATATTACATTAAAAGAGCCGAACATTATACATTCCATGTGCAGCATAATAATTAAAACAGTGTAATGTGCTGCACATTAcattgctttaattattgtttacccGGTCCCATGAGCCCATCTACCCCCTCCCCACCCCACTCAACAGACAACAGACAAGCGCAACATGCGCCCCAATCACAATAGCCAGCTGcaatcataaaattttgcaatgccaatcacaaatcacaacacAGTGAACACATGTTACACTAAAGACCAACACACTAACCAACAAAAAGGGATAAGATAAAGAcaaatttaaaaagacaaaaatagaaaaaaagtaaaagccaACCAATAAAAGAGTGAGATCAGATAGGCTATTAAagttaaagaataaagagagacgtttatacataaatttcatttcaattttttcattcaatcattcagtgagagagagagagagagaaagtctgagagaaaaaccttgagggagggCCGGACTGCCGGAGGGAGGAACCGGCAACTAGCAACGCTGCACGCCTACACCGGAACAGAGGCAAAGTGATCTGCAATCTTCGATGACCGATCTACGGTCTACGATCTgcgaaaatttatttcatttttcatttcgGTGAcagtgagagaaaaagagagaaatactTTGAGGGAGGGCCGAAGGGAGCACCGAGCACCGAGCACCGAGCACCGGAGCAGAGGCAGAGCGATCTGCAATCTCCGATCTCCGATCTGCGATGAGGGGCAAGCGACAACGACGAGCGAGCTGCGACGTCGTGGCGACGTGACCGTGGGTtactgggtttggttttggtttgtgtattggggatttttttttttttttagataaacacCTCTGTCACTCTGTGTTTGGTTTGTTGTTGAGTTTGATttgcttttgttgatttgctCTATATAGGCAGTATTGGGGTTTGATTTCTCTACCAGCAACGTGATGGGTTCGATTTTCTGATTCtctgtattgattttttttttttttttttggttgagaatccGTGGGCTTGCCGTGAACGAGGCTGGGCTGCCGTGGGCTTGGCTTCcttttagcttttttatttagataatttttttttttttttttaatttgagggtgttcctaatttttgatTGAGGGCTGGGAGAATGGGTGAGAAATGGGTAGGGGGGCCGGCTGTCTAATGTTGGGGAGgcctatttattttttcttcatagtctaatgggaaatttttttttttttgcaggggccACAACCCCCCCAAGCCACTATGTGGCTCCGCCCCTGGCCAGGTACACCATATACTAGAATGAGAGACCTTATGACAACATTGGTGACTGAGAAGTGAGCAGAGTCAAGGATCCCATTCTTTCTCCCTCCATGCTGCTCTTGAAAAAATCCATACTCCTATTCCATCTCCCTTTCTTCGTTGTATCATCTGATAAAACTACAAGTCATTGGAGAAACTGATAAGACAATTTCCATGTTGGTATTCTATATCCCCTAATAAACAATTTCAGTAGTCACCGTGTGGCTCTTTCTTCATCATCTATATTTCCCCGCTATTACCAGACCCATTACTCCAAGCCGTTGCTGTTCACATTCTTCATTCTATCCCACcaaatcatcatcaaaataCCCTCAATCTGTGAACTCAAAGCCCACATTTCTAAGATATCCGCCCCACCATTTTTCCgtttcttcttctccatcttcATATTATTGTCCTGCATTCTCTCTCAAGAACTTAATTAGCCGCTTGTTTTATCCAAGTTTTGTGCTTTCATTGTTTGTGAACCAAGAACCCTTTAGACAGCTCATATAATAGAACCATCCAGTCATCTGAAGCCATATCACAGATCAAAGCCAAAGGTGTGTAGTCGAATAATCTAAGAAGGGAGAAGGAATGGCAGAAAGTGCAGTCAGCCTACTTATACAGAATTTGATCCCGTTGTTAGCCCAAGAAGTAAGATTGCTGGAGGGAATCCACGACAAAGTTGTTGACATCAAAGATGAACTTGAGAGCATTCAGTCCTTTCTCAAGGATGCAGATGCAAGGGCCGAGATGGTAGACATGAGCAACGTTGTAAAAACATGGGTCAAACAAGTAAGAGAAAAAGCTTATCACATAGAAGATGTTATTGATGAATACAAACTTCATTTAGCAAAACATCACCAAGGGCGAAGGAAACGCTTTCGTTTCCTTTTGAAAGTTTTTCAATTTACCTTAAAACTAAAGCCGAGACATGTGATAGCCTCCAAGATTCAAGATATCAACAAAAGTCTCAAGGTAATCAGAAAGAGAGGTGAAAGATATGGATTCAACACCATAGAGCAAGGAGGATCAACTAGTGACACTAGACGTGATACATGGCATGACCCTCGTGTGGAATCTCTTTTCATTGGGAAAGCTGAGCTTGTGGGCATTGAGTCTTATAGAGATGAATTGATTGGTCAATTGGTACAAGGACCATCTAATCGTTTGGTGATTTCAGTGGTTGGCATTGGTGGGCTTGGCAAGACCACTTTAGTAAAGAAAGTGTATGACAATGAGAAAGTGGTAGCACACTTTGATTGCACTGCCTGGATCACTGTTTCTCAATCATACAAGATGGAGGAGCTCTTGCGGAAAATGATAAAGCAGTTCTACGAGGCAAGGAAAGAGTATGCTCCTAGGAGAATTGACACAATGGAAGAGACAGATTTAATTAAAGAATTGAGGCAATATGTACTTGAACAGAGGTACGTGGTAGTTTTTGATGATATATGGAACACAATGTTTTGGGGACATATAAAACTTGCTTTGCCGGATAACAACAAAGGTAGTAGAATAGTGCTTACAACCCGAAGTGAGAGTGTTGCTCCCTCCAACAAAGAATCTCCATCAAATCATGTGTACAAGTTGCCACCTCTACCATTAGGAGAAGCTTGGGAACTGTTTTGCAAGATGGTGTTCCAACATGAAGGCGGGCATTGTCCCGTCGAGTTGGTTGAATTGTCACACGACATAATTAAGAGATGTGAAGGGTTGCCATTAGCAATTGTAACTATAGGAGGTCTTTTATCAACCAAAGATAAGGTTAGCTCTGAGTGGCACAAATTCTGTGATAGCCTTAGTTCGGAGCTAGAAAGTAATCCTCACCTCTTAAATATCACCAAAATTCTATCTCTTAGCTATTTTGATCTACCTTACTACCTCAAACCTTGTTTCTTATATTTCGGCATGTTTCTAGAGGATTACTTTGTTAATAGTGCAAGACTAATACGGCTTTGGATTGCCGAatcttttataaaagaaaagcaaGGGCTAACATTGGAAGATGTTGCACAAGACTACTTGAACCAGCTCATTTATAGAAGCATGGTTCAAGTGGCAACAATTGATTTTTCTGGAAAAACTAGAAGCTATCGAGTTCATGATATGATGCGTGAGGTCATTCTTTCTAGGTTAGAGGAGTTAAGTTTTTGTTTGGTCTCACTACAGAACTACTCTAGTTGACAGAATAGCCCGACGCCtttcaattcaaaataatgtaaatactcCTATGGAGACAATTACTAGTTCCCAAACTCGTTCCATTCTCATTTTGGGGATAGATGAAGTGTCCATTTCTTTTTTGACTACTTGTTTTGCGAATTTCAAGCTCTTGAAAGTAATGGATTTTGAAGGTGCTTCTATAGATTATATTCCTAAAGAAGTGGGAAACCTATTCCAtctaaaatatttaagtttGAGAGATACAAAAGTTCAAATGCTTCATAAGTCCATAGGTAAATTGCACAACCTAGAGACTTTGGATTTGAAACGTTCCCTTGTGTACGAACTACCGGTGGAGATCATTGCGCTTCGTAAGTTGAGATATCTTGCGGCCTACATCGAAAACAATGATGCTGaattttctattgattttcgACAATTGATAAAGGTGCCAAGTGGCATTGGGCATTTAGAGTCCTTACAGAAGCTTCATAAAGTGGAAGCCAACAATGCTGCCCTTATTGCAGAACTAGGAAGGTTAAGGCAATTGAAGAAGTTGGAAATCTCGAAACtgaagagagaaaatgggaTGGCTTTGTGCACTGCTCTCGAGAAATTGAGCCTCCTTCGTTCATTGAGAATTGGTTCAACAAGGGAGGAAGAAGTTCTTGAATTACATTTGATGTCTTCTCCGTTGCCCTTCCTACAATCGCTCTGCCTATTTGGGCGACTAGAAAGGTTACCAGAATGGATTCCTAGACTTAAGAGTTTAGTTAGAATTGATTTAATCTGGTCAAGATTAATGGATGATCCATTAAAAGTCCTTCAAGCTTTGCCTAATTTGATGAATCTTCGACTTTATGAGGGATGTAGATGTGAGCAATTACATTTTGAAGGAGGAGGCTTTCAGAAACTCAAGTCATTATGGCTTGGAAATTTGAGAACATTGAGTAGGTTGATAATAGAAGAAAGTGCCATGCCTCTTCTTGAACAGCTTGTGATTGGACCCTCCCCATTGCTGAAGGAGGTGCCCTCTGGCATCTACCATCTAAAAAACCTCAAGTCTCTAGAAGCTCTTAATTTGTCAAACGAATTTGTGCTTAGTATGCAACCAGATGAAGGTCATGATTTTTGGAAAGTCAAGCATGTTCCCTCTGTCATTTTCAGATATAGGATTCAAGGGGTACACTTCATATTCTACAAGCTTGGTGATCCAGAGTTGTTGGAAATGCTCAGAGATAATTCATGAAATTTCAGGTATTAGATTTAGATTTATAGTATTACCAAAGGTTTCATACTTGCAATAGAagctcttcttttttctttttctttttctttttctttttctttttctttttttgggtgtgtgtcCCCTTTTTAGTACTGCTACATCTTAAAAGGTTCAAATAAAAGGGATAGTCCAAATGGTTTCATAACATTCAATCATTGATATGTATATCTCCAATACTATTGCTCCTAATCAAATAAATTCTCATATAACAACTAGTttacatttaatttaaaaaaaaaaacatagcttaaaataaatcattaattttatagatataATGTGACTAACAGGAAACATTGAAAAACAGCCagtatgggttttttttttgggtgaatcaAAGTATCTCATATTCAAGGATTTATTC encodes:
- the LOC115990156 gene encoding disease resistance protein RPM1-like; protein product: MAESAVSLLIQNLIPLLAQEVRLLEGIHDKVVDIKDELESIQSFLKDADARAEMVDMSNVVKTWVKQVREKAYHIEDVIDEYKLHLAKHHQGRRKRFRFLLKVFQFTLKLKPRHVIASKIQDINKSLKVIRKRGERYGFNTIEQGGSTSDTRRDTWHDPRVESLFIGKAELVGIESYRDELIGQLVQGPSNRLVISVVGIGGLGKTTLVKKVYDNEKVVAHFDCTAWITVSQSYKMEELLRKMIKQFYEARKEYAPRRIDTMEETDLIKELRQYVLEQRYVVVFDDIWNTMFWGHIKLALPDNNKGSRIVLTTRSESVAPSNKESPSNHVYKLPPLPLGEAWELFCKMVFQHEGGHCPVELVELSHDIIKRCEGLPLAIVTIGGLLSTKDKVSSEWHKFCDSLSSELESNPHLLNITKILSLSYFDLPYYLKPCFLYFGMFLEDYFVNSARLIRLWIAESFIKEKQGLTLEDVAQDYLNQLIYRSMVQVATIDFSGKTRSYRVHDMMREVILSRLEEIARRLSIQNNVNTPMETITSSQTRSILILGIDEVSISFLTTCFANFKLLKVMDFEGASIDYIPKEVGNLFHLKYLSLRDTKVQMLHKSIGKLHNLETLDLKRSLVYELPVEIIALRKLRYLAAYIENNDAEFSIDFRQLIKVPSGIGHLESLQKLHKVEANNAALIAELGRLRQLKKLEISKLKRENGMALCTALEKLSLLRSLRIGSTREEEVLELHLMSSPLPFLQSLCLFGRLERLPEWIPRLKSLVRIDLIWSRLMDDPLKVLQALPNLMNLRLYEGCRCEQLHFEGGGFQKLKSLWLGNLRTLSRLIIEESAMPLLEQLVIGPSPLLKEVPSGIYHLKNLKSLEALNLSNEFVLSMQPDEGHDFWKVKHVPSVIFRYRIQGVHFIFYKLGDPELLEMLRDNS